TTCCGAGCTCGGGGGCCTAGCCCTCTTCACCGTTTTCGGGTTGCGCCACATTTTCTCCCTGCCCCTGCAAATCAAAAAAATTGTTCAGCAGGTCTATTTCATCGGCGTCAAATCCATTTTCGTCATCGCGCTCATCGGGCTGTTCACGGGCATGGTCCTAGGCCTGCAGGGTTATTACACCCTGGTCAAGTTCGGCTCCGAGGGTCTTTTGGGGGCCGCCGTGGCCCTGTCCATCATCCGCGAACTCGGGCCGGTTCTGACGGCCATCATGATCACCGGCCGGGCCGGATCGTCCATGGCCGCCGAAATCGGCATCATGCGCATCTCCGAGCAGATCGACGCCTTAACGACCATGGATATCGATCCCATGCGCTATCTCATCGCCCCGCGTCTGGCTGCGGCGATCATCTCCTTTCCCCTGCTCACGGCCATTTTCGACGTCATCGGCATCCTGGGCGGCTACCTGACCGGCGTGATCATGCTGGGCATCAACCCCGGGGTCTATTTCCAGCGCATCGACGCCTCGGTGGTTCTGGCCGACGTCAGCGGCGGGTTCGTCAAATCCCTGGTTTTTGCGCTCCTGGTGGCTGCCGTATGCTGCTACCAGGGCTATTTCGCCCATATGCGGCCTGGCGGCTTCGGCGCCAAGGGCGTCAGCCTGGCCACCACCTCGGCGGTCGTCGTGTCCTGCGTCTCCATCCTGGCGGCGGACTACGCCCTGACCACATTTTTGCTCTAAACCCCGGGACCGCCGACGCGGTCCTTGCAAGCCGGGCGGGATGACCGTACAATCCGTGCGACATGAAAAAATACACCATTGAGACGGCCGTCGGCATCTTCGTCCTGGCGGGTCTTTTGTGCGTCACCTATCTGACCGTCAAACTGGGGAAAATGGAAATTTTCGGTGGTGACGACTACCATGTGTACGCCCGCTTCAACGACGTAACGGGGTTGGGAACCGGGGCCTTCGTAGAAATGGCCGGGGTTCGCGTGGGGAAGGTGGCCTCCATCGGCCTCGCCCCTGACGACAATATCGCCGTGGTGGAGCTTCGCATCCAAAAAGACGTTCGTCTGACGGACGACGCCATTGTGTCCATCAAGACCAGCGGGCTCATCGGCGACAAATACGTCAAAATTTCTCCAGGCGGTTCTGGTGTGTTCGTCCAACCCGGAGGCATGCTGGTGGAAACGGAGTCGTCCGTGGATCTCACGGACCTGATTGGCAAATACGTCTTTGGAGGCGTCAAATAACACGCGGCGACGGCAAAAGCCTCCCCGTGAAACCATTCCGAGGTCGACCTGCATGATGTGTGATTTCAAACGGCTCTCCTTTCTCTTCGCGATCCTGGTCCTGCTCCCGGCCACGGCCTGGGCCGAGACCCCCAAGGAGACCTTGCAACGCTCCGTGGACCAAGTCATCCTGCTTTTGCAGGATCCCGCCTACAAGGACACGGCCACCAAACCCGTGATGCGCGAAAAGCTCATCAAGACGGTCCAGGGCATTTTCGACGCCAAGGAGCTTTCCCGCCGGGCCCTGGCCACCAATTGGGATAAATTTTCAGCGAACCAGCAGGAGCGTTTTTCCGAGGCGTTTTTGACCCTTTTACAAAACACCTACCTTGACCGCATCGAGAGC
Above is a genomic segment from Desulfolutivibrio sulfodismutans DSM 3696 containing:
- a CDS encoding MlaE family ABC transporter permease is translated as MTQPSAVGVLAPKNPLARLGAATIRGISELGGLALFTVFGLRHIFSLPLQIKKIVQQVYFIGVKSIFVIALIGLFTGMVLGLQGYYTLVKFGSEGLLGAAVALSIIRELGPVLTAIMITGRAGSSMAAEIGIMRISEQIDALTTMDIDPMRYLIAPRLAAAIISFPLLTAIFDVIGILGGYLTGVIMLGINPGVYFQRIDASVVLADVSGGFVKSLVFALLVAAVCCYQGYFAHMRPGGFGAKGVSLATTSAVVVSCVSILAADYALTTFLL
- the mlaD gene encoding outer membrane lipid asymmetry maintenance protein MlaD — protein: MKKYTIETAVGIFVLAGLLCVTYLTVKLGKMEIFGGDDYHVYARFNDVTGLGTGAFVEMAGVRVGKVASIGLAPDDNIAVVELRIQKDVRLTDDAIVSIKTSGLIGDKYVKISPGGSGVFVQPGGMLVETESSVDLTDLIGKYVFGGVK
- a CDS encoding Tgt2/MlaC family protein encodes the protein MMCDFKRLSFLFAILVLLPATAWAETPKETLQRSVDQVILLLQDPAYKDTATKPVMREKLIKTVQGIFDAKELSRRALATNWDKFSANQQERFSEAFLTLLQNTYLDRIESYTDEKVNYLGEKMLAADRAEIPTIVNSKGRDIPITYRMLNANGWRVYDVVIEGVSLVQNYRNQFSQILMKESPDKLIDMLGKKS